From a single Mesorhizobium shangrilense genomic region:
- a CDS encoding lipid A biosynthesis lauroyl acyltransferase has translation MFKKARRDLAFRYGRQLRQLNYWLVARAAMLIISVLRLLPADSALNFADRIARRIGPWVGRHDVALDNLRKAYPEKSDGEIQAIASDMWGNMARLAAEYIFLDALFDYDPAATKPGRVEVKGIEHFVEIAGEQKPHIVFTGHLGNFELLPVAAATFGMNITALFRPPNNPYLADYILSTRRSTMGSLLPSSTGASFALAGVLENGGNIGVLVDQKFSNGLDTTFFGRPCQSNRVLATLARHYECDVYPARCVRLPGNRFRLEIEDKLSLPRTSSGSVDVHATTQLLNDVVERWVREDPGQWMWFHKRWEITGGRRKRRAEATEAG, from the coding sequence ATGTTCAAGAAGGCCCGCCGCGACCTGGCGTTTCGCTACGGCAGGCAGCTTCGCCAGCTCAACTACTGGCTGGTGGCGCGGGCTGCGATGCTGATTATCTCGGTGCTGCGCCTGCTGCCCGCCGACAGCGCGCTCAATTTTGCCGACCGGATCGCCCGGCGCATTGGCCCATGGGTGGGCCGCCATGACGTCGCCCTCGACAATCTGCGCAAGGCTTATCCTGAAAAGAGCGACGGCGAGATCCAGGCGATCGCATCGGACATGTGGGGCAACATGGCCCGCCTTGCCGCTGAATACATCTTTCTCGACGCCCTGTTCGACTATGACCCGGCCGCGACGAAGCCGGGCCGTGTCGAGGTCAAGGGTATCGAGCATTTCGTCGAGATCGCCGGCGAGCAGAAGCCGCATATCGTCTTCACCGGGCATCTCGGCAATTTCGAACTGCTGCCGGTGGCTGCCGCCACCTTCGGCATGAACATCACGGCGCTGTTTCGCCCACCCAACAACCCCTACCTCGCCGACTACATCCTCTCGACGCGGCGCTCGACAATGGGATCGCTGCTGCCATCTTCGACCGGCGCCTCCTTCGCGCTGGCGGGTGTGTTGGAAAACGGCGGCAATATCGGCGTCCTCGTCGACCAGAAATTCTCGAACGGTCTCGATACGACATTCTTCGGCCGTCCCTGCCAGAGCAACCGGGTGCTGGCCACCCTTGCCCGTCACTACGAGTGCGACGTCTACCCGGCGCGCTGCGTGAGGCTTCCAGGCAACCGTTTTCGGCTCGAGATCGAAGACAAGCTGTCATTGCCGCGCACAAGCAGCGGCAGCGTCGACGTCCACGCCACCACCCAGCTTCTCAACGACGTCGTCGAGCGCTGGGTGCGCGAGGAT
- a CDS encoding zinc-binding dehydrogenase, whose translation MRALQLIEDRRLATVDLPPPPPPSLGEVTLRIKAVALNHIDVWGWRGMAFAKRKLPLVVGAEASGEVEAVGPGVSNLVPGQLVSIYGARTCGLCRACREGRDNLCEHVSGVHGFHLDGFAQEKINLPARLLVPAPPGVTDIGAAVAPVTFGTVEHMLFDNAKLQPGETILIHAGGSGIGSAAIQLAKRMGCAIITTVGSNDKIDKAKALGADHVINYRDDRFEGIVRKLTKKKGVDVVFEHVGTDTFAASMLCLKRGGRLVTCGSTSGVSTQINLMQLFQQQLKLLGSFGCRMENMANAMQKMAAGIVAPVIDTEVGFDDIDTALKRMEGRDVFGKIILRV comes from the coding sequence ATGCGCGCATTGCAACTTATCGAGGATCGCCGTTTAGCGACGGTGGACCTGCCGCCTCCCCCGCCGCCGTCGCTCGGCGAAGTGACCCTGCGCATCAAGGCCGTGGCGCTCAACCACATCGACGTGTGGGGCTGGCGCGGCATGGCCTTCGCCAAACGCAAGCTGCCGCTCGTTGTCGGCGCGGAAGCCTCCGGCGAAGTCGAAGCGGTCGGCCCCGGCGTTTCCAATCTCGTCCCCGGGCAGCTTGTGTCGATTTACGGAGCGCGCACCTGCGGGCTCTGCCGCGCCTGCCGTGAAGGCCGTGACAATCTCTGCGAGCATGTTTCTGGCGTGCACGGCTTCCATCTCGACGGCTTTGCCCAGGAAAAGATCAACCTGCCGGCGCGCCTGCTGGTGCCCGCTCCGCCCGGTGTAACGGATATCGGCGCGGCCGTGGCACCCGTGACCTTCGGCACGGTGGAGCACATGCTCTTCGACAATGCCAAGCTTCAACCGGGCGAAACGATCCTCATCCATGCCGGCGGCTCCGGCATCGGCTCCGCCGCGATTCAATTGGCGAAGCGGATGGGCTGCGCCATCATCACCACGGTTGGTTCGAACGACAAGATCGACAAGGCCAAGGCGCTAGGCGCCGACCATGTCATCAACTACCGCGATGACCGCTTCGAAGGCATCGTGCGCAAGCTGACGAAGAAGAAAGGGGTCGACGTGGTGTTCGAGCATGTTGGCACCGACACCTTTGCCGCCTCGATGCTGTGCCTGAAGCGTGGCGGACGCCTGGTCACCTGCGGTTCGACCTCGGGCGTGTCGACGCAGATCAACCTGATGCAGCTGTTCCAGCAGCAGTTGAAGCTGCTGGGATCCTTCGGCTGCCGCATGGAGAACATGGCCAATGCCATGCAGAAGATGGCGGCCGGCATCGTTGCTCCCGTTATCGATACCGAAGTCGGCTTTGACGACATCGACACGGCGCTGAAGCGCATGGAAGGCCGCGACGTGTTCGGCAAGATCATCCTGCGCGTCTAG
- a CDS encoding beta-ketoacyl-ACP synthase encodes MAKLNDHMGRPIVAVTGIGVVTSLGVGKTDNWAALTSGKSGIHPITRFPVDHLNTRISGMVDFLPSSSKGASPLTYELAETAAREAVAESGLDSGDFGGPLFLASPPVELDWHERFSLYNSDSQDSGAERLLRVARGLKELDIFETTQFGTIADRLADLFGTRGLPITLSTACASGATAIQLGVEAIRRGECDRALSIGADGSATAEALIRFSLLSALSTHNDNPEKASKPFSKDRDGFVLAEGSGALVLESLEAALARGATVLGILSGCGEKADDFHRTRSKPDGSPAIAAVRAALADAGLSEVEIDYVNAHGTSTPENDKMEHLSLSTVFGDRIGSMPISSNKSMIGHTLSAAGAVEAAFSLMTMRESVIPPTINYDNPDPAIVLDVVPNKKRNAEVRSVLSNSFGFGGQNTCLVMAREPV; translated from the coding sequence ATGGCCAAACTGAATGATCACATGGGCAGGCCGATCGTCGCCGTCACCGGCATCGGCGTTGTGACCTCGCTTGGCGTCGGCAAGACCGACAATTGGGCGGCGCTGACATCAGGCAAATCCGGCATCCATCCGATCACCCGCTTTCCGGTCGACCACCTGAACACCCGCATCTCCGGCATGGTCGACTTCCTGCCGTCCAGTTCGAAGGGCGCCAGCCCCCTCACCTATGAGCTGGCCGAAACCGCCGCGCGTGAAGCCGTAGCGGAATCCGGTCTCGACTCCGGTGATTTCGGTGGCCCGCTCTTCCTTGCCTCGCCACCGGTCGAGCTCGACTGGCACGAACGCTTCTCGCTCTACAATTCCGACAGCCAGGACTCCGGCGCCGAAAGGCTGCTGCGGGTGGCGCGCGGGCTGAAGGAACTCGACATCTTCGAAACCACTCAGTTCGGCACGATCGCCGACCGCCTCGCCGACCTTTTCGGCACGCGCGGCCTGCCGATCACGCTGTCGACCGCCTGCGCCTCCGGCGCCACCGCGATCCAGCTCGGCGTCGAGGCGATCCGGCGCGGCGAATGCGACCGGGCGCTGTCGATCGGCGCCGACGGCTCTGCAACCGCCGAGGCGCTGATCCGTTTCTCGCTGTTGTCGGCGCTGTCGACCCACAATGACAATCCCGAGAAGGCGTCAAAACCGTTCTCCAAGGACCGCGACGGCTTCGTGCTGGCCGAAGGCTCCGGCGCGCTTGTGCTGGAATCGCTCGAGGCTGCCCTTGCACGCGGCGCGACCGTTCTCGGCATCCTCAGCGGCTGCGGTGAGAAAGCCGACGATTTCCATCGCACCCGGTCGAAGCCGGACGGTTCGCCGGCGATCGCCGCGGTTCGGGCCGCCCTTGCCGATGCTGGCCTGAGCGAGGTCGAGATCGACTACGTCAATGCCCACGGCACCTCGACGCCTGAAAACGACAAGATGGAGCATCTGTCGCTGTCGACCGTGTTCGGCGACCGCATCGGCTCGATGCCGATCTCGTCGAACAAGTCGATGATCGGCCACACACTGTCGGCTGCCGGCGCTGTCGAGGCCGCGTTCTCGCTGATGACGATGCGCGAAAGCGTTATTCCGCCGACCATCAACTACGACAATCCCGATCCCGCGATCGTGCTTGACGTGGTGCCCAACAAGAAGCGCAATGCCGAGGTTCGCAGCGTGCTTTCGAACTCCTTCGGCTTTGGCGGCCAGAACACTTGCCTTGTCATGGCGCGGGAACCGGTCTAA
- a CDS encoding beta-ketoacyl-ACP synthase produces the protein MSPHDVVITGIGLVSSLGEGPDAHWQKLAQPGLSPVLESGRFAPYTVHPLPEIDWNLQIAKRGDQRQMETWQRLGTYAAGLALDDAGIKGNDELCTTMDMVVAAGGGERDETVDADILAASESRNDRDVLLNEKLTTELRPTLFLAQLSNLLAGNISIVHKVTGSSRTFMGEEGAGVSAVETAAARIRSGQSTHILVGGAFQTEHSDMLLGYELAGYLHRGPWKPVWQRQGAEGGGVVSGSGGAFLVLEQREHATSRGRKIYAELGSVVSGRARRRRGELDAEIATLLSQAALPNGNLLALSGASGAHAATTAEKAALDANPAITTRGFSTLTGHMKEAQFPFAVALAALAVDRKAAYPVFDAAVEKPFEGIPKSVLATAIGYHQFEGMALVNAA, from the coding sequence ATGAGCCCTCACGACGTCGTCATCACCGGCATTGGCCTTGTCTCTTCGCTGGGAGAGGGTCCGGATGCGCACTGGCAGAAACTCGCCCAGCCAGGTCTGAGCCCCGTGCTCGAATCCGGGCGGTTCGCGCCTTACACCGTCCACCCGCTGCCGGAGATCGACTGGAACCTGCAGATCGCCAAGCGCGGCGATCAGCGGCAGATGGAAACCTGGCAGCGGCTCGGCACCTATGCCGCCGGGCTCGCGCTGGACGATGCCGGCATCAAGGGCAATGACGAGCTCTGCACGACCATGGATATGGTCGTGGCCGCCGGCGGCGGCGAGCGCGACGAGACGGTCGACGCCGATATTCTGGCCGCTTCGGAAAGCCGCAACGACCGCGACGTGCTGCTCAACGAGAAGCTGACCACCGAACTGCGGCCAACCCTGTTCCTGGCCCAGCTTTCCAATCTGCTCGCTGGCAACATCTCCATCGTCCACAAGGTGACGGGATCGTCGCGCACCTTCATGGGAGAGGAAGGTGCGGGTGTCTCTGCCGTCGAGACGGCTGCCGCGCGCATCCGCTCGGGCCAGTCGACGCATATCCTCGTTGGCGGTGCCTTCCAGACTGAACATTCCGACATGCTGCTCGGCTATGAGCTGGCCGGCTATCTGCATCGTGGCCCATGGAAGCCGGTCTGGCAAAGACAGGGCGCGGAAGGCGGTGGCGTGGTGTCGGGATCCGGCGGCGCGTTCCTGGTGCTGGAGCAGCGCGAACACGCGACAAGCCGTGGACGGAAAATCTATGCCGAGCTGGGGTCGGTCGTCTCTGGCCGCGCCAGACGGCGGCGGGGCGAACTCGACGCGGAGATTGCCACGCTGCTCAGCCAAGCCGCGTTGCCGAACGGCAATTTGCTGGCTCTATCAGGTGCATCGGGCGCCCACGCGGCAACCACCGCCGAGAAGGCAGCGCTCGACGCCAATCCGGCGATCACCACGCGCGGCTTCTCGACGCTGACCGGACACATGAAGGAAGCGCAGTTTCCATTCGCCGTGGCGCTGGCGGCACTCGCTGTCGACCGCAAGGCCGCCTACCCAGTTTTTGACGCCGCAGTCGAAAAGCCGTTTGAAGGCATTCCGAAAAGTGTTCTTGCAACGGCGATCGGCTATCACCAATTCGAGGGCATGGCGCTCGTCAACGCCGCGTAA
- a CDS encoding acyl carrier protein yields MSTTFDKVAKIIADTSEIDIDTITPESHTIDDLGIDSLDFLDIVFAIDKEFGIKVPLEKWTQEVNDGKASTDDYFVMKNLCAKIDALVAAKTA; encoded by the coding sequence TTGTCCACCACGTTCGACAAAGTCGCCAAGATCATTGCCGACACCAGCGAGATCGATATCGACACCATCACGCCCGAGAGCCACACGATCGACGATCTGGGCATCGACAGCCTCGACTTCCTCGACATCGTCTTTGCCATCGACAAGGAATTCGGCATCAAGGTGCCGCTGGAAAAGTGGACGCAGGAAGTCAATGACGGCAAGGCCTCCACCGACGACTATTTCGTCATGAAGAACCTGTGCGCCAAGATCGACGCGCTGGTCGCGGCCAAGACCGCCTGA
- a CDS encoding histidine phosphatase family protein → MIRFALALFLLVIPASAHATDAGWALLRDGGHVVLLRHAMVTGTTDPANFDIANCSTQINLSARGKQQASKIGALFAARAAPVSRVLSSRYCRCLDTARTAFEAEPELFAPLDLLSTDETEKAAQIAAIMKEIRAYSGSDNLVMVTHLEDIVALTGISPREGEAVVVEPQGEGLRVLGRVTF, encoded by the coding sequence ATGATTCGATTCGCCCTGGCGCTGTTCCTGCTTGTCATTCCCGCTTCTGCTCATGCGACCGACGCCGGCTGGGCGCTGCTGCGCGATGGCGGGCATGTCGTACTGCTTCGTCATGCGATGGTCACCGGCACCACCGATCCCGCGAATTTCGACATCGCCAACTGTTCCACCCAGATCAATCTGTCGGCGCGCGGCAAGCAGCAGGCGAGCAAGATCGGCGCACTGTTCGCCGCCCGCGCGGCGCCCGTCTCCCGCGTCTTGTCCAGCCGCTATTGCCGGTGCCTGGACACCGCCCGCACCGCCTTCGAGGCCGAGCCGGAACTCTTTGCGCCGCTCGACCTGCTGTCGACCGACGAGACGGAGAAGGCCGCACAGATCGCGGCGATCATGAAGGAGATCCGCGCCTATTCCGGCTCCGACAATCTGGTCATGGTCACGCATCTGGAAGACATCGTCGCGCTCACCGGCATCTCGCCGCGCGAAGGCGAAGCGGTGGTCGTCGAGCCGCAGGGCGAGGGCTTGCGCGTCCTCGGCCGCGTGACATTTTGA
- a CDS encoding AEC family transporter produces the protein MSPLTETVLFVFSLVALGYLAGLTGYLKPASGEGISDFAVSVAMPLLLFQTMVDADFHGVAPWSLWSAYFIAVALTWAAGHLVTTRIFGRDARAGIVGGVSSSYSNIVLLGAPFILGIFGPNGFEVLSLLVSVHLPIMMMASIVLFEMFGRGGNEPMHPLRVARSFLRKLLVNPLIIGILAGLAWRISGTPLPGLVSRLVDALASTAGPVALFAMGLSLRRFGISGNIRPALALSVLKLFLMPALVLVLVWLFGLPPLTAKVAVVVAALPSGINSYLIAVQFNTGQALASNQMTIATACAAFTTAFWLAVVGYVFG, from the coding sequence ATGTCTCCGCTGACTGAAACAGTCCTTTTCGTCTTCAGCCTTGTCGCGCTTGGCTACCTCGCCGGGCTCACCGGCTATCTGAAGCCGGCGAGCGGAGAGGGAATATCCGACTTCGCGGTCAGCGTGGCGATGCCGCTGCTGCTGTTCCAGACCATGGTCGACGCCGATTTTCATGGCGTGGCGCCGTGGTCGTTGTGGTCAGCCTATTTCATCGCGGTGGCGCTCACATGGGCCGCCGGCCATCTGGTCACCACACGGATCTTTGGACGCGATGCGCGCGCCGGGATCGTTGGCGGCGTGTCCTCGTCCTATTCCAATATCGTCCTGCTCGGCGCCCCGTTCATCCTTGGCATATTCGGGCCGAACGGGTTCGAGGTGCTGTCGCTGCTGGTGTCCGTGCACCTGCCGATCATGATGATGGCCTCGATTGTCCTGTTCGAGATGTTTGGCCGTGGCGGCAATGAACCAATGCATCCCCTGCGCGTCGCCAGGAGTTTCCTGCGGAAACTGCTCGTCAATCCGCTGATCATCGGCATCCTGGCCGGCCTCGCATGGCGCATCAGCGGAACGCCGCTGCCGGGGCTTGTCTCTCGGCTGGTCGACGCGCTGGCCAGTACCGCTGGTCCGGTGGCGCTGTTCGCGATGGGGCTCAGCCTGCGCCGTTTCGGCATTTCCGGCAACATCCGGCCGGCGCTGGCGCTCTCAGTGCTGAAACTGTTCCTGATGCCGGCGCTGGTTCTCGTCCTTGTCTGGCTGTTCGGGCTGCCGCCTCTGACGGCCAAGGTGGCGGTTGTGGTGGCGGCGCTGCCGTCGGGCATCAATTCCTACCTCATTGCCGTGCAGTTCAACACAGGCCAGGCGCTGGCGTCGAACCAGATGACCATCGCCACCGCTTGCGCGGCCTTCACCACCGCCTTCTGGCTGGCCGTTGTCGGATACGTGTTCGGGTAG
- a CDS encoding NAD-dependent succinate-semialdehyde dehydrogenase yields the protein MLQKTSHFMRQANLINGEWVQADSGQTVDVNNPATGLKIGTVPRSGKAETRRAIEAADAAFKSWRKTTALDRSKLLRKLHDAIMDNQDVLAELLTIEQGKSLFESKGEIGSAAAYILWFAEEGRRTYGDVVPSPWADRRILVTKEPVGVIAAITPWNFPSSMLARKLGPALAAGCTAVVKPASQTPYSGLAWGALAEEVGFPKGVINILTGAAGEIGDEICSNPLVSKITFTGSTEVGKILIQKSSVTVKKVSMELGGNAPFIVFDDADLERAVAGAITAKYRNSGQTCVCTNRFLVQAGVYDKFVEKLAAASNGLKVGSGLEDGVQQGPLIDEKAVEKVEELIADATAKGGKVVAGGKRHALGGSFFQPTVIANATPKMRFMKEEIFGPVAPVFKFETEEEAIALANDTEFGLACYFYTGDLGRAFRVMEGLKYGMVGVNEGLITTPEAPFGGVKESGLGKEGGHQGIEDYLDTKYVCIGGLGL from the coding sequence ATGCTTCAGAAAACCAGCCATTTCATGCGGCAGGCCAATCTCATCAACGGCGAGTGGGTGCAGGCCGACAGCGGCCAGACCGTCGACGTCAACAACCCGGCCACTGGTCTCAAGATCGGCACAGTGCCGAGGTCGGGCAAGGCCGAGACCCGCCGCGCCATCGAAGCCGCCGACGCTGCCTTCAAGTCATGGCGCAAGACCACCGCGCTCGACCGTTCGAAGCTGCTGCGCAAGCTGCATGACGCGATCATGGACAACCAGGATGTGCTGGCCGAACTGCTCACCATCGAGCAGGGCAAGTCGCTGTTTGAATCGAAAGGCGAGATCGGCTCGGCCGCGGCCTACATCCTGTGGTTCGCCGAAGAGGGCCGCCGCACCTATGGCGACGTCGTTCCGTCGCCGTGGGCCGACCGCCGCATCCTGGTGACCAAGGAGCCGGTTGGCGTCATCGCTGCCATCACGCCGTGGAATTTCCCGTCCTCGATGCTGGCCCGCAAGCTCGGTCCGGCACTCGCCGCCGGTTGCACCGCAGTGGTCAAGCCGGCTTCGCAGACGCCTTATTCCGGCCTCGCCTGGGGCGCGCTTGCCGAGGAAGTCGGCTTCCCGAAGGGCGTCATCAACATCCTGACCGGTGCCGCCGGCGAGATCGGCGACGAGATCTGCTCCAATCCGCTGGTGTCGAAGATCACCTTCACCGGCTCGACCGAGGTCGGCAAGATCCTCATCCAGAAGTCGTCCGTCACCGTGAAGAAGGTCTCGATGGAACTTGGCGGCAACGCCCCGTTCATCGTCTTCGACGATGCTGATCTCGAGCGGGCCGTAGCCGGCGCCATCACCGCCAAGTACCGCAATTCCGGCCAGACCTGCGTCTGCACCAACCGCTTCCTGGTTCAGGCCGGCGTCTACGACAAGTTCGTCGAAAAGCTTGCCGCTGCCAGTAACGGGCTGAAGGTCGGTTCCGGCCTCGAGGACGGCGTGCAGCAGGGACCGCTGATCGACGAGAAGGCGGTCGAGAAGGTCGAGGAGCTGATCGCCGACGCCACCGCCAAGGGCGGCAAGGTCGTCGCTGGCGGCAAGCGTCATGCGCTGGGCGGCTCGTTCTTCCAGCCGACGGTCATTGCCAACGCGACGCCCAAGATGCGCTTCATGAAGGAAGAGATCTTTGGCCCAGTAGCCCCCGTGTTCAAGTTCGAGACCGAGGAAGAGGCCATCGCACTCGCCAACGACACCGAATTCGGTCTCGCCTGCTATTTCTACACCGGCGACCTCGGCCGCGCCTTCCGTGTGATGGAAGGGCTGAAATACGGTATGGTCGGCGTCAATGAAGGCCTCATCACCACGCCCGAGGCGCCGTTCGGCGGCGTCAAGGAATCGGGTCTCGGCAAGGAAGGCGGACATCAGGGTATCGAGGATTACCTCGACACCAAGTATGTTTGCATTGGCGGCCTCGGCCTCTGA
- a CDS encoding aldose epimerase family protein, translated as MAMKDGEVFGTTQAGEDVRRFTIKGGGLTASIIGLGAIIQDLRLTGHDAPLVLGYDRFQAYETDTAFFGAVVGRFANRIRDGRFTIAGNRYQTERNFLDKHTLHGGSQGYSRRAWAVSLHGRDFVTLTLHDPDGSMGFPGALEVTCTYRLKIPGTLSVELTATCEEPTLCNLAQHSYFNLDDGGAGDILDHRLMLNAGAYLPVDGDMIPTGVVKPVDGTAFDFRQARPIRMENEGEQLPYDQNFCLAPTRGPLRQAAWAQGASSGVEMEVWTTEPGVQLYTGQYVAPVSLGLGGRRYGAFSGLCLEAQVWPDAPNRPYFPQATLWPGAIYHQVTEYRFRLP; from the coding sequence ATGGCAATGAAGGACGGCGAGGTTTTCGGGACGACGCAGGCGGGCGAGGACGTCCGCCGCTTCACCATCAAGGGCGGCGGCCTCACCGCCAGCATCATCGGGCTGGGCGCGATTATCCAGGATCTGCGCCTGACTGGCCATGATGCGCCGCTGGTGCTCGGCTACGACCGTTTCCAGGCCTACGAAACGGACACGGCCTTCTTCGGAGCGGTTGTCGGGCGCTTCGCCAACCGCATCCGCGACGGCCGCTTCACGATTGCCGGCAATCGCTACCAGACCGAACGCAATTTCCTCGACAAGCATACGCTGCATGGCGGCTCGCAGGGCTATTCCCGCCGGGCTTGGGCGGTTTCTCTGCACGGCCGGGATTTTGTCACGCTGACGTTGCATGACCCTGACGGCTCGATGGGATTTCCGGGCGCGCTCGAGGTGACCTGCACCTATCGGTTGAAGATCCCGGGCACGCTCAGCGTCGAGCTGACGGCGACCTGCGAGGAGCCGACGCTGTGCAATCTCGCCCAGCACTCCTATTTCAACCTGGATGACGGTGGTGCGGGCGATATCCTCGACCATCGGCTGATGCTGAATGCCGGCGCCTATCTGCCGGTGGACGGCGACATGATCCCGACCGGCGTCGTGAAGCCCGTCGACGGTACGGCCTTCGATTTTCGCCAGGCTCGGCCGATACGCATGGAAAACGAGGGCGAACAGCTCCCTTACGACCAGAATTTCTGCCTGGCGCCAACGCGCGGCCCGCTCAGGCAGGCGGCGTGGGCGCAGGGCGCAAGCTCAGGCGTCGAGATGGAGGTCTGGACCACTGAGCCCGGTGTCCAGCTCTATACTGGCCAGTATGTGGCGCCGGTTTCCCTGGGGCTGGGTGGGCGCCGTTACGGGGCGTTCTCCGGCCTCTGCCTGGAAGCGCAGGTCTGGCCGGACGCACCCAACCGTCCGTATTTCCCACAGGCGACGCTATGGCCTGGCGCGATCTATCATCAGGTGACGGAATACCGGTTCAGGCTGCCTTAA
- a CDS encoding sugar kinase — MAGNGVASVGECMLELSGQAGPNWRMGFAGDTFNTLWALHALSGDRPATYVSAFGDDPFSHDQIGFFAQNGIGIGASPIIAGARPGLYAISLTGAERSFTYWRGDAAARQLASDPAALAKSLQNQSVVYFSGITLAILDDTARKTLLAAIAIARGAGSRIAFDPNYRPRLWRNREDAQAAILEALAVTDIALPTFPDEQMLFGDTTPEATAERLGRTVGEIVVKNGEEPALVVSNGATKRVPAVHVAAPVDTTGAGDSFNGGYLAARLAGHAPTEAAAHAHRVAAAVVQVRGALAPFEVLRNAFAG, encoded by the coding sequence ATGGCAGGAAACGGCGTCGCATCGGTCGGTGAATGCATGCTTGAACTTTCGGGCCAGGCCGGCCCGAACTGGCGCATGGGCTTTGCCGGAGACACGTTCAACACGCTGTGGGCGCTGCATGCGCTGAGCGGCGATCGGCCCGCGACCTACGTATCGGCCTTCGGCGATGACCCGTTCTCGCATGACCAGATCGGATTCTTCGCCCAGAACGGTATCGGCATCGGCGCCAGCCCGATCATCGCTGGCGCGCGTCCCGGCCTTTACGCCATCTCCCTGACCGGTGCCGAACGCTCCTTCACCTACTGGCGCGGCGATGCGGCCGCCAGGCAGCTTGCCTCCGACCCTGCCGCCCTGGCGAAAAGCCTGCAAAACCAGTCGGTTGTCTACTTTTCCGGAATCACCCTGGCAATTCTGGACGACACCGCGCGCAAGACCTTGCTTGCGGCTATCGCGATCGCGCGCGGCGCGGGCAGTCGGATCGCATTCGACCCCAACTACCGGCCACGGCTCTGGCGCAATCGCGAAGACGCGCAAGCCGCGATCCTCGAAGCGCTTGCCGTCACCGACATCGCGCTGCCGACCTTTCCCGACGAGCAGATGCTGTTTGGCGATACGACACCGGAGGCGACGGCGGAGCGGCTGGGACGGACCGTTGGCGAGATCGTCGTCAAGAATGGCGAGGAACCGGCGCTTGTCGTTTCAAACGGTGCGACCAAGCGCGTGCCGGCTGTCCATGTCGCCGCACCAGTCGACACGACGGGCGCCGGCGATTCCTTCAATGGCGGCTATCTCGCTGCCCGGCTGGCCGGCCACGCGCCGACCGAAGCCGCTGCACATGCGCATCGCGTCGCTGCCGCTGTCGTGCAGGTACGCGGCGCGTTGGCACCGTTCGAGGTTTTGCGCAACGCGTTTGCGGGATAG
- a CDS encoding FixH family protein yields MASLWRYLLAGLGLAALLAGILAVVYLATPQTAQLAGPDISRSKKTDNGLFMTSFEPERGVVRQGELESWLLTLKTTTGDPVEGAAIAVSGGMPQHNHGLPTSPQATDYLGEGRYRIEGVKFTMAGWWQLHFAVSATAGSDTVVFNVVL; encoded by the coding sequence TTGGCATCATTATGGCGTTATCTTCTGGCGGGTCTTGGTCTGGCTGCGCTGCTGGCCGGCATCCTTGCCGTGGTCTACCTGGCCACGCCGCAAACGGCGCAGCTTGCCGGTCCGGACATTTCCCGATCGAAGAAGACCGACAATGGGCTCTTCATGACGAGCTTCGAACCGGAGCGGGGCGTCGTGCGCCAGGGCGAGCTGGAATCCTGGCTGCTGACATTGAAGACAACCACAGGAGATCCGGTGGAGGGCGCGGCCATCGCAGTGTCGGGCGGCATGCCGCAGCACAATCATGGCTTGCCGACCAGCCCACAGGCGACCGACTATCTGGGCGAGGGGCGTTATCGCATCGAGGGCGTGAAGTTCACGATGGCTGGCTGGTGGCAGCTGCATTTCGCCGTTTCCGCCACCGCCGGTTCCGATACGGTCGTCTTCAACGTGGTCTTGTGA